From a single Candidatus Cloacimonadota bacterium genomic region:
- a CDS encoding tRNA (guanosine(37)-N1)-methyltransferase TrmD, producing the protein DIDSALSDSFQKRVLGCPYYTRPADFRGIKVPDVLISGDHKKIEEWRKQKSLELTKRIRPELIKDKDS; encoded by the coding sequence GTGATATCGATTCAGCTTTATCAGACTCGTTTCAAAAAAGAGTTTTAGGTTGTCCTTATTATACTCGACCGGCAGATTTCAGAGGAATAAAAGTTCCGGATGTTCTGATTTCCGGAGATCATAAAAAAATTGAAGAGTGGCGGAAACAGAAATCTCTGGAATTAACAAAAAGAATTCGACCGGAATTGATCAAAGATAAGGATAGTTGA